GGCGTTAAAGCATGAGCCTTAGTGAGGTTCGTGCCCTTACGTGGGGTATAAAATAATTCGTGTTTTCGTGTTGAAAAAAACCGAACAAATCAGCGAACGAAAACAAACAAAGGACAAACGATTATAAAACAAACACGGAACCACTGGCCCCTGTGGTTAAGGACACTCAAAGACGGCATAACCGGTAAAAGCAAGAAACCTAACACTATAAAAAAAGGTTTATAAAAAATTGAAAAAAATATGTGATGAAACTTTTTTAAACCTGTATCTTGAAATTCTCGAGCGCGCTCTCGAGCGCGCTGCCCAGCTTCTTCTCGCCCTTGACGGCTTTCTGGGTGCGGCTGGCCTCGCGCTGCCTCTTCTTCTCGTCCATCTCGTTCTTCTCTTCGACGCTGAGTATGTTGACCTCTGCAATCTCCCTTACGGCTTCAAGAATGATAGAAACCTCGATGTCCGTAACGCCCAGTGGAGTGACTTTATTCTTGATGGTGCGGTTCAGCTCATCGTCGTCAGTCGCCGCCATGAAGAACGCCAGGTTCTTATCGCCGCTCGTCCGGTAGATCTGGAGGACGCCGTTGACCGCCTCCAGGTTGTTCGCGATCTCCTCGAAGCTGGATATGGGCACCCGCGCATAGAGGATCGCGCTGCGGTTCAGGCCGACGCGGGGCTTGTTGATGATGGCCGTGTAGCCCTCGATGATCTTCTGTTCCTCCATGAAGCCGATGCGCTCGCGCACCGTGGATTCGGCCCGGTCCATCTCCTTGGTGATGTCCTTATAGGTAATTCTGCCGTCTTTTTGAAGAAGCTGCAAGATTTTTTTATTGAGTAGGTCTATCTCCATATCCGATCACCGGCCTTCGCATATATGAAACGCTATTTCGTTGCAGGATATTTATATCCTAGCCTATTACATAAATAATTAATCTTCATTATATAAATATGTTTACTATTATACCCCTGGCTATAGGGCTTTCAAGCTTGATGGTAGGTACGTTATGCTAAATACTGTTTGAGTTTAAAATATCAAATAATATTGGTCTGGACGATTCCGCATATATTACGGTCATTATAAAAATAAGTTATCAGTTAAAAGCTTGGTGCCGCCTGGTGTA
This DNA window, taken from Methanocella sp., encodes the following:
- a CDS encoding Lrp/AsnC family transcriptional regulator, producing the protein MEIDLLNKKILQLLQKDGRITYKDITKEMDRAESTVRERIGFMEEQKIIEGYTAIINKPRVGLNRSAILYARVPISSFEEIANNLEAVNGVLQIYRTSGDKNLAFFMAATDDDELNRTIKNKVTPLGVTDIEVSIILEAVREIAEVNILSVEEKNEMDEKKRQREASRTQKAVKGEKKLGSALESALENFKIQV